DNA from Elaeis guineensis isolate ETL-2024a chromosome 2, EG11, whole genome shotgun sequence:
AGTTTAAGTGAACTCGACAGGCATTGAGCAGTGCTCCCCAAACTGCAGCATTTGGCTTTACAGGCATTTTTCTAATCATCTCTTCTGCTTCCTTCAACAGCCCGGCTCGGCCTAAAAGATCAACCATACAGCCATAGTGCTCGACTGATGGGCTCATATCGTAGTCTTTTTCTATTCTCTCAAAAATTGATTTCCCTTCCTCAACCATTCCTGCATAACTGCATGCTGTCAGGACTCCTGTGAAAGTAATATTATTCGGCTTAATTCCTGTTCTCTCCATGTCAGTGAACAGATCAAGAGCTTCTCTTCCTCGCCCATGCACCGCAAAACCGGTGATCATTGCAGTGCACATGCACACATTCTTCTCTTTGGTAGTCTTGAACACAGCTAGAGCTTCATCAAGTTCGCCACACTTGGCATACATGTCCACAAGAACACACCGCAGTACTAGATCTAATCGAATTTGTTTCTTCTTTATGTAGGTGTGGATCCATCTCCCTTCATCCAGAGCACCAACATGAGCACATGCTGTGAGTACACTGGCAAGGGCAATTGTATCTGGTTCTATATCCATCACCTGCATTTTTCGAAAAAGTTCCAAGGCTTCCTTAAAGAGGCAGTTCTCGACGTATCCGGTGATCATCGATGTCCACGAGATGATGTTCTTATTCtccatctgatcaaataattCACGTGCCATCTCAATTTTGCCACCTTTTGCATATCCATCGATCATCGAGTTCCAGGAGACAATGTCTCTGCATGGGATCGAATCAAACAGTTGGCTGGCTGAAAGAATGCCGCCAGATTTAGCATAGACGTGGAGAAGAGAATTGGTGGTGCAAACCTCCAGAGCATAGCCGGTCTTAATTATATGACAGTGGATCTGTTGGGTTTCCTCTGTGGCTGATGGTAGATTAGCACAGGCCTTGAGCAAGAAAGGAAAGGTGTAGGAATTGTGTGGAACTGCATTATATAGCATTTGGCAGTAAAGGAGAATAGCTTCTTCTGGATTGTTGCCGCTGGACAGCGCTCTGATCATAGTGTTCCACATGAATGTGTTAGGATTCTGAATTCTTTCAAAAACCATCAGAGCGTAGGTCATGCTGCCTGCATTGGAGTCTGCAC
Protein-coding regions in this window:
- the LOC105049455 gene encoding pentatricopeptide repeat-containing protein At5g66520, producing MSPLLLSHTSHIPLKPEAECIPLLHKCSDVEELKQVHARMIKTGLILDAIPASRLLAALCADSNAGSMTYALMVFERIQNPNTFMWNTMIRALSSGNNPEEAILLYCQMLYNAVPHNSYTFPFLLKACANLPSATEETQQIHCHIIKTGYALEVCTTNSLLHVYAKSGGILSASQLFDSIPCRDIVSWNSMIDGYAKGGKIEMARELFDQMENKNIISWTSMITGYVENCLFKEALELFRKMQVMDIEPDTIALASVLTACAHVGALDEGRWIHTYIKKKQIRLDLVLRCVLVDMYAKCGELDEALAVFKTTKEKNVCMCTAMITGFAVHGRGREALDLFTDMERTGIKPNNITFTGVLTACSYAGMVEEGKSIFERIEKDYDMSPSVEHYGCMVDLLGRAGLLKEAEEMIRKMPVKPNAAVWGALLNACRVHLNFELGRRVGKILIDLEPKQSGRYVQLAGILAAEGFWDEAVVVRNLMKEKGVAKLPGCSSISLGGCVHEFVAGDRSHPQTGEIYLEWNNILRRLKKEGYAPSTENLLLDLEEEEKETAIHCHSEKLAIAFGFIRTKPGATIRIVKNLRVCSDCHIVTKLISKVYSRKIIMRDRNRFHVFINGQCSCRDCW